The Gemmatimonadaceae bacterium genomic sequence CGCGACTTCACGGGCCGAAGCGCTGGCCGCAGCGTGTCGCCAGGCCGGCGCGTCCACCACACTGCTGGGCCTCGACCCCGAGTCGGAGGAGGCCCTCTGGGCGCTGCGGCACGCCGCGAGCCCCATTCTGTCCCGCCTCGATCCGCACATTCGCTCCATGCAGGTCGTCGAGGATGGCTGCGTACCACCGGAGCGACTCGCCGACTACGTACGGGGCGTGCGGGCGGCTCTGCAGGCGTGCGCGCTCGAAGGCGTCCTGTTCGGGCATGCTGGCGACGCGCACGTGCATGTCAACGCCCTCGTCGACGTCCGCTCCCCCACCTGGAAGGTCAGCGTGCGCGCGCTGTATGATCGCGTCGCTGAACTGACGGCGCGACTCGGTGGCACGATGGCAGGCGAACACGGGGACGGCCGGCTGCGGTCCCCACTGATGTCGCAGTTCTGGTCCGCGGACGCGATGGCCATCTTTGCCGAGCTCAAGGCGCTGTTCGACCCGGTCGGGATACTGAATCCCGGAGTGAAGGTGGGTGCGACCACTGACCCCTTCCAGCGCGTGAAGTACGACCCCTCGGACGCCATCGAGTCGCCGCCCGCGCACCGCGTTCTCGAGGAGGTCGAGGCCACGCGGGCCTACGACACGCTCCGGCTAGAGTTGCTCGATCGATCCGGCTAGGTTTTGCCCGCCGGCGCTCCGGCGTTCGCGTGCTCCACGCCCTCCCTCGACCACGTCATGCTCTTCTACGAGCCTCGCATCACCGTCATTGCTCGCCCGGCCTTCACCGAGCCTGAGCACCTCCCGGTCGAATGGAAGGGCGACTCGACCTCGGGCGAGCAGCTCGCAGAGTTTGCTGGTCGACTGTGCTACATGAGTCAGCGAAATCCTGCCGGACGCTCGACGCGCGAATACCTGTCGAACATCCTGAAACAGGGCCATGGGAGCGTGCTCGAACACGCCACATGGTCCTTGCTCATCGAGGGAGTTTCGCGATCGCTGACCCACGAGCTGGTGCGCCATCGCGCCGGGTTTGCCTATTCGCAGCTCAGCCAGCGCTATGTCGACGAGTCGCATGCGGCGTTTGTGGTGCCGCCGGCGATCATCGGCGATGCCGCACTGGAGGCACGCTGGAAGGAGCAGGTTGAGTCGGCGCAGGCGGCGTACATCGCGCTGGTGGAGGAGCTGATGGCGCGCTACGCCTGGGTCGACGACAAGGTCCACCGCCGGAAGATGGCCCGCGAGGCGGCGCGCGGTGTGCTCCCCAACTCCACCGAGACCAAGATCGTCGTGACCGGTAACGCTCGCGCGTGGCGGACGATGCTCGAGCTGCGCTCGGGCGAGGGCGCCGAGATGGAGATCCGGCGCCTGGCGGTCGCGCTCCTTCGGGTCCTCCAGGCTGAGGCCGCCGGGCTGTTTGGGGACTTCGAGGTGTACCAGGCCTCGGATCGGCGCGAGGCAGCGAGGGTCGGGCACCACAAGGTCTGAGGCGGCGCCGCGTCACGGAGCCTCGCCGACGGACCGGAGTCGCCAGCGCCCGGCGTCTCGCTCGCCCGGACCCTGCTGCAACGCAAGCCAAGTCGTTGGTTCTGCGGTGTTTTGGTTGGACCCACCTAACCCGCACCGATCTCTTCCGGTGGCATGGGGACTGCAGATAACGTCTTGGGGCATCGCATGGTAGCTCGCCCCCAGACTCCCCCAGGTCATGACCAGGCTCGGCGTTGCGCAGGGACAATTGTCGGACTCGCTGGTGGCACAGCGTGCGGTGATCCCGCGCGCGCTGCGGGTGTTTGGGGAGGTGGAGGTGCTACCGGTCGAGGCCGGCATGGCCGCGTTGGAGTCGCTTGCGCCCGACATCGTGTACCATGCGGCCCGCGGAGCACGCGAGCGGGAGCAACTCGCCGCCAACCTCGAAGCTGGCCGCACCCCGTTCACCGGCTGTTCGGCAGCGGCCCACGCCCATGCGGCCTCGCGCGAACACATGAAGGAAGCGCTCGGGGCACGACTCATTCCGAGCGCGGCGTTCACGGTGGTGCGCGATGTCTCGCACCTCGAGCCCCTGACGCGCCGCGGCTTTCCGCTGGTCGTATTCCGCGCGACGGACGTGTTCGAGGCCACCGATTGCGTGGTGGTGGAGAGCGTCGCCGAGCTGAACCGGGAGATCGAGAATCGGCTCGCGGCGTCATCGGAGGCCGTCTTTGTGGAGCGCTATCTCCCTGGCGCGGTCTTCGCGTGCACGGTGCTTGGCAACGGAGCGGATCGCGTGGTGCTGCCGCCAGTGTCACTCGCGACCGAGGTTGACCCCGGGGAGTCGACCCGCGTCTCGCACGTGCCCGAGGGGCTGCGCGAGGGCGTGGAGCGCGTGGTGCTCGAGACCTGCCGAGCGCTCGATCTGCGCGACTTCGCGCGCGTGGACCTTGCCCTCAGTGAGCGGGGCGTCCCGCACGTGATCTCGGTGGATGCGATCCCCGATCCCACCGGGGGCGCGACGAATCCGGTGCTGCTGGCGGCGGAGGGTACGGGCCTGGACCAGGTGGAACTCATCCAGCGCGTTCTGCACGCCGCGGCAAAGCGGTCGGGCGTCGCCCTGCCATCGTCACCGATGTTCGACGACCTGCGCTACCGGACTCCGCCGCGCGGGTTGCGCATACGCGCCCGCCACGCCTAACGAATCCACTCGTCACGGGCCCCTTGCCGGGGACGCCGGGACCGTTGATCGTTGCTGCACGCCCCTTCGGGGAGGTTCTCGTGGTCTCGCCGCTGGCCAGGTCCGCTCTGACGATCGCCGCAGCCGCCTTGCTCCTTTCGGGCTGCGCCGGGCGCCAGTCCGGCGCGGCGGTCGCCACCAGCAGCACCGACATCCTGCGAGCCGACGAGATCACGCGCTCCGGCGCTACGGACGCCTTTACCGCCGTGCGTATGTTGCGCCCGGCCTTCCTGCAATCGCGCGGGCGCACCTCCATCCTCCGAACGGAGAACACCGAGCCCATGGTTTACGTGGATGACCGGTTGATCGGGGGTGTCGCTTCGCTCCGCGACATTCCGGCCAACCAGGTGGTTGAGGTGCGGTTCTTCGGCCCGGCCCAGGCGCAAATGCGTTGGGGTGCGGGGAACTCAGCCGGCGCGATACTGGTACGCACCGGAAGCGCGCAACGGACCCCTCGCTGATCAACATCGTGTCGGTAACCGCAGGACACATCCAGCCCGTGACGATCCGTCGCGGGCTTCTCTCTGTTGGCCTCGGACCCCTGGGAGCGATGCTTGGGATCCTGTTCGCCGCCGCATGTTCGGACGATCCCTCGGGTCCCGTTCGCAATCCGGGTGGCGCAGCGTCCATGGACGTTGTTCCCGCAACGGTGTGGCTCTCACCGGGGCTCTCGCTCCCGCTCGTGGCGAGCGCCAGGGACTCCGCTGGCGCGCCGGTCAGTGGCGTCACGTTCAGCTGGCGCAGCGCGGCCAGCACGGTGGCCACGACGTCGGCGATCGGCGTCCTGCAGGGCGTAGCGAATGGCAGCACGCGCATCACCGCATCGCTCGGATCGCTCTCCGCATCCACTGACGTGGTCGTGCTGCCGGCGGCGCGGGGTCTGCAGTTTGGCACCGAATTGCGCGGCGTCTCCGATGTCTCGCTCCTTGGTGCGTGGGCCGACGCAAACTCCGGCGAAGCTTTCGCCGCGGGTCAGGCCGGCGTGGTCCTGCACCGCCGTGGCAGTGCATGGCAACTCGAGCAACTCCCGACCGCGGAGACCCTGGTGGGAATCTGGGGGTCGGCGGCGAACGATGTGTGGGCCGTCGGTTCGGGCGGGGTGATCTTCCACTACGACGGCGCGTCGTGGCGCGCGGCGGACTCGCCGACACAGCTCACGCTCCTCGAC encodes the following:
- the thyX gene encoding FAD-dependent thymidylate synthase; protein product: MLFYEPRITVIARPAFTEPEHLPVEWKGDSTSGEQLAEFAGRLCYMSQRNPAGRSTREYLSNILKQGHGSVLEHATWSLLIEGVSRSLTHELVRHRAGFAYSQLSQRYVDESHAAFVVPPAIIGDAALEARWKEQVESAQAAYIALVEELMARYAWVDDKVHRRKMAREAARGVLPNSTETKIVVTGNARAWRTMLELRSGEGAEMEIRRLAVALLRVLQAEAAGLFGDFEVYQASDRREAARVGHHKV